In the genome of Corticium candelabrum chromosome 18, ooCorCand1.1, whole genome shotgun sequence, the window AGGATGGTTGTGACACATTTACGTAACCGACAAGCTCAGGAAACGACAATACCATTtatatttagctaattaattaggagGTGTATCGTGAAACATCTCCTATTTACCTTACGCCAACGTTTAGGTGCGCTGTTTGGACAACAAAGAGATCATTGTAGTCGCGATAGCAGCGTATCTTGTTCACACCTTGAGGCATCTAATGTCTACTGTCTGCAGTAAACAGTAGATGCCTCAAGATACACctcctaattaattagctaaatactAACTACTGTATGTTCCCCGTAAGTGtcaactttgaaaatcatcaatatctccgctgttatttggactttcgcgatgatctcggtatcgttagaaaccgctagatctggcatttctgtatatcaaattatctaagcccttcctacaaacgaaGCGGAAGGacaatacttttgcatatcaaagtcAAACgtgtggagcaatggctagtATCCAATTATTTTGCAAGACAAACCGATCAGCAACTGAGACCACCTAAGacaattggtgtaacatggtccaactgaaGCAGAGCTTAGTGCTTCTCTGCTTCATTATTCACTTCGGAGTTCACCCTTACGGAGACAGTAGGTAATCTTTACACCAGCAGACGTCACAAGCAGGCGTATCGCATCCGGTGACCTCTTGCCGGTTGCCCGCCCAttgtgacacaaacacaatggtCGTAGTGTAGTCACACCATTCGTCTACGCCTGCGTACATAATCGATAAGTCTGCGATGTTATACAAAGCAGAGACGAGTATCTGGCGGTCAGACGGCCAGTGCAATTTGGACCGGCGACGTTGGATCAACACCGTACAATGAGTCGAcactctttctttcttcttcttctcgttTCCTTACTGGAAGCGATATCTGCTCGGTCTCTCGATACTCAGCGGCGTTGTGAAGACAGGTACCGAGCCTGCTCCATAGATGATCCGTGTGGAACGAGCAGTTGTTATGTTATGCGGCGTTGCTGCAAAACCCTACGTTTTGGGGCTGTGATGTGCGACTTATTTTCAGTAAATGTTCGCGAGTGTGGATCGTTCCAGTGTGTAAACGGAGGAACGCGTCTTTCTTTAGTAAGTAATTGCTTTTCGCAATTTAACTTCGATTCGATTCTTTACTTTATAATGTTTACAGCGCGGTAAACGTGAGATCAAGTATGATAGATGCGATATACCGCCACCACAGTGCGCATGTCCACAAGGCTTTGGTGGCCGATGCTGTGAAGGTAGACTacaatgtacatgtaacaTGTTTTTGAGTGTGTGATAACCAAGTCTTCTAGAACTGATTGATCCCTGCAATTACACCAAGTGTGGAGATGGACAAATTTGTAAATCAGTGGAAGTGTTCTGCAAGAAGGCCCCATGTCCTCTCAAAGCCATCTGCGTTCCAGACGGTACTTGTACAGCTACTGTACTGATGACGTGTTTACTAACCATtgtattgattaataaatttacatagCCGGTATCTGTCCATTGTTTCCAAACACAATCACGACATGTGAACTCGAACCATTTGCTTGTCGAAACGATTCGGATTGTTCCGATGGTCAGTTGTGTTGCAAAAGGGGATGCGGCCTTGAATGCGTAAAGTCTTTACCAACAGGTAACGCACGACTATCTTCTATTCTATCCTCAATTTAGTAGTGATGACATTCTACACTCTAGGAACTGCCGGTTGTGCTCGCGTTGTTTGTCGAAATGGAACGGTTTGCAGAGAGACTAGCGTGGGCGTTATATGCCCCGTCAAAGGACCATGCAAAAAGAAAGTAGAATGCGTGCCTGAAGGTAAAACAACTAAGTTATTTAACTCTGTTtgactgtacatgtaatgtgtattgtctttgcttgtctCAGTTGTGGAACCTACAGTGCCCGAACCTACAGTGTTAGAATCTATCGATACCACTCCTACAGTGATAGAGTATGACGCTACAACTACTACAGTCGTAAATCCTACAGCGTTAGAATCTACCGGTACAACTCTTGCAGTGCATGCTAGAGGCTACAACGCTTCCTCATTGATCACTTTTGATAGGTCCCGTTGATTGTACACTGGTTCCATGCCCAAAAGGCCAGATCTGCACAAAGAAGGTGTTTCCGTGCCTTATTCCGCCGTGTCCAGAGCAGCACAAATGTGTTTTACCCGGTATGTTGCATTCTGAAGACGACCTAAGCCGTCGTTGCTTCCATTGACTGTTTCTATGTAGATCCGTGTGATGAAGTACAATGTCCAATTGAAACGTCGTGCGTAGTCGATAATGGTCGTATAGAATGTGGTAAGTGACCGTGTATCTCTACTCGATTGCGAGTTTGTTAGTTATATTTGATATTAGTGAGACGTGGCACGTGTCCCAAATTTCCCGGTCTCATCACGACGTGCGAAGTCCGTTCCGGACACTGTCTGAGCGACATCGAGTGCCAGACCGGCGAGAAGTGCTGCATTAAAGGATGCGGTCGGGAGTGTGTTTCAGTTGTCACAGGTAACGGAGACATCAAACAGAGTTCCCGTATATACTGACTTCTGTAATGTAGTGTAATGTGTTGTCTATAGTAAATCCTTGTGCTTTTACTCTGTGTCCTAAAGGGACCGTTTGCgttgaagaaaatgatgaAGGTGTATGCAAAGACACATACTGAGTGTTGAATGTGCTGACATATTGTGACATtgattgatgatgtcaatAATGCATCATCGATTTACTTGCAATAATTATACCAATTTTGTCTGAATGTTTAGAGGCGTATCACAGGAACAGATATGTACTAGTTATGCGTAGAGTGTGATCAATAATTTGCTGTCGACGTGGACGTGCATGGCTTCTAATCAAATTATCTCTAATCGCGAAGTGTCACACTAGGGACGTGGCCCTTATAAGTATAATTTTGCGGATCTTGTGAGTACGGCCAAATTGATTGGAAGAAGTTAACTAATGCAGCCATTGCGTAAATGTAGGACTGGGGACCTGGCTGCGTACAAGCACATGTTCCGTTGGATTATATACGTTGGAATAATGAATCCGAGACGAATGCTGCTTGTAGATCCACTAGACAAAATACTATTAATAAACTGAAGTTACATTATTTTGTTGGTATCATAATGAATGAACTTAGACAATAGGATTAGGTCCGGCTGGTCCATTTTTGCTAGAGCCCTTGGAGTTCAGACTATTCTGAGATGGCGGACATTTCCCCGTATGTAAACCTTTTAAGATCTACTCTATGTCTACTTCGACAACTCCAGATCTACAATAAATTTTACCAGAGGCCTATCTACTTCATTTGCTTCAGTTTCAGATAGGTAATCAATTTAGTAAATAGCAGCTTACGTTACAGGGCGGCGAGGAAGCTTCTTTGGATTGAGGAGCCAAAAATGTTTTATCAGATTGCCGCAATTTTGATTTCTAACTgaatatggttggtttgtcaatGATCAATATGTGACTGCagtagccagagcagcatggacacaaatctagcaaacaccATCTAATGGTATTTCtacttgcaaacaacaaaacttaCAAAGTGATTTTCTTCTATCATTGTCCAGTATTGGAGGGGCCATGTCTCCAATTCCGCTAGTTGCAACCGCCTTTCCGGCCCCCACCGGTTTCGCTGCCCCTGCTTGGTATTTAGCTAATGTAATTGAAACTTCACATTTTGCAATTGTCGACTAGGTCCAGGGACTAGGTAGTCTCAAACTTTCAGACCAATTTTGCAACACTTCCGACCTAGTTGAAATACGAGGCTACACATTCTAGTTAGCGCACTTTAGGCCTGACTACTTTCTTCTATTTGCTTATATTGTTGTCTCTAAGACATCAATGCCCTTCTTGTGACTGCTCCCTATGTTTACTGCGATGCCTGTTTCCTCTAAATTTAATTTGATAAATAAGCATCACGATGCGCGATTTTActcttaaataattaataattaataattaataatgtgtTTAGTTAAGTTAACTTAAGCAACGTCTAATTTCAAATTTACATTCAAGACAAACTATGAGAGCACTGTAATGAATAAACATAAAATCACGTCATTACTGTATTTTTCCCCAAAAATAATTCAACCTGTAATAGAACAGTTTATACATCGGTTGTATAAACAGCTAGTAAGTATGGTAAAAGAAAGAGGTGCAGTTTAGACGTGGGTAGTAGTGACACATGTGTAACAGGTAAGCTCAAGAAATGACAATATGTTACTAGTTAATTAGTGAAATATGTAACATGCAATCATCTCATTACCCTACGCAAAGCGTAAGCGTGTCTTTCAGTCTACAAAAAGACGAATGTAGACATGGTAGCAGAGAAGCTCCTTTACACAGTTGTCAGCTGTGGATTATTTTTAACCTAGgcaaaattaatgtaaattcTGCAATAGATATAAATTTGACCTTTAATACCGTATAACCGGGTATTTCTGCGATCATAATATTTCTGCGAATTTTGCGAAGAAATCACGGAACGTACAAATACTAAAAATTCACAGATACTTTAGGCTTCTCCTCGGAGTCCATCAACTCACTGTTTGgacacatgtacacgtgtTCACGTTTGTCCATGACTGTCTTCCTGGGTAGAAGGCAGAACtttaatttgcagtaattgaaacttttgtctagatTTTCAACTTGCAGAAATTGCGGTTAAACGGTATCTCAAATTTGTCCTAGTGCGCACAATGACATCAAATATATTAGTCTGATAAGTAATTAACCAAGCCTCCAGAATGTTTTAGTTTGCCTCCGTTTTCTTTGCCAGAGATTCGATCACGCGACAGAAACGTGACCAGGATGAAAACACGATGTACGTGACCACCTCTAGCCAACTGTCTTATACTAGCCTCGCctcagacgcagtgtggattgcatcCATGGATGCGCTTTCATCCCCACTACATGTGATAATGGAATTTGACatgtagtggtgatggaagcgcatccggggctgcaattcACACTGCGTCTGGAGTGAGGCTAGTCTTATATCTAGCTGCGCCCGTGGTCTATAATGCATGTTAACAGTACTAGTCATTACACGTTCCAGACGTCACAAGCAAACGAGTCGGATCCGGTGACCTCATGCCGATTGCCCGCCCACTCGTGACCTCTCGACCCAACCATCTTTGTGCTGTCACAGAAATTCGTCAACGTTTGTGTACGTAATCGACCTCAAATTACGTCAGCGATGCTATTTAACAACCAGCGACCGGTATTATGCAGTCAGACTTCTAGTGGAATCTGGACCGGCGACGTTGGATCTACTGCATTGAAAGCGAATTCGAATAATGAGTCGACACTCTTTCTCTTTTCTTCTTCTCGCTTCCTTACTGGGAGTGATATCtgctctgtctctctttccTACGCGTTGCAAAGAGTTGTTTCGCGACTGTAACAAGGAAGCTCTATGTGGAGTTCGCTCTTGTACGGTTGTGGAGAGATGCTGCACGAGTGGGTGGGGCTACAATCGGTGCTACACTAACAGCAGGAAGGAACGCGAGTGTGCACCGTTCCAGTGTGAAAACGGAGGAAAGCGACTTCCTTTGGTAAGAAGATGATTTTTTCTCAATTATGCTTTGAATTGTCTCTTTGCAATGACCTCGTTTATGACAAACAGCGCGGTAAACGTGAAATCAGTTATGGTGGATGCGAGATACCGACACCACAGTGCGCATGCCCACAAGGCTTTGGTGGACAATGTTGTGAAGGTAGGATACAAAGTACATGTAACATGTTTTCGGGTGTTTGATACTAGATGTTGTTTCTAGAACTGATTGATCCCTGCACTTACACCAAGTGTGGAGCCGGACAAATTTGTAAATCAGTGAAAGTGGTCTGCAAGAAGGCTCCATGTCCTCTCCAAGCTATCTGCGTTTCAGACGGTACAGCTACATACAGTAACCAAATTCCTTATTGATGACGTGTTTACTAATAATCGTAATTACTAATGTAGTCGGTATCTGCCCATTGTTTCcaaacacaatcacaacatgtGAAATCAAACCATTTTCGTGTGGAAACGACTCGCATTGTTCTGATGGTCAATTGTGTTGCAAACGAGGATGCGGCCGTGAATGCATAAAGTCTCTACCATCTGGTATAACGCACGTTCTATCCTCTATCCGGTACACATTGTAATGACGTTCTACAATGTAGGAACGACCGGTTGTGCTCGGGTTGTCTGTCGACCTGGAACGGTTTGCAGAGAGAGTAGCGTTGGTGTTTTATGCCCCGTCCTAGGACCATGCGAAAAGAGAGTAGAATGCGTGCCTGAAGGTAAGACAAAATAATGGTAGTTTACTAGTCGGGCACTactaataaatttaatttgtgtgtgtctttgtttgtttgtctcagtTGTGGAACCTACCGATACAACTACAACTACTTCAGTGGTAGAAGCTACAGTTGCAGAACCTACAAATAGACCTGGCACTTGTCCTCGTTATACCAAAATTGGAAAACCACCTTGTGAAAAGAACTGCAGTGACGACGCGGACTGCAAAGGAAAGCAGAAGTGTTGCGAAAAACATTGCTCACGCGTCTGCGTGGATCCCTTGTTTAAAGTCGAAAGTATGCACGAACTAAACTCGAATGGTATGTATAATGAAAGTCACAGAAAGCGCTTTTTCTGTTTTAGATCCTTGTGCAAGAGTTGATTGCAAACCAGGCCATGTGTGTGTTCCCAATATCTGTTTTTCTCCGCCTTGTAAAAAGTTCAGATGCATTCCACAACGTGAGTTACAAACATATACTGTAAACCACGCATGCGTAAAGTTAGGTGACGTCACAGACTAAACACATTTACTACTAATTTAGAGTATTTTTTTTCTCATTGATCGTTTTCAGTAGTTCCTGCTCCTTGTCCACTGGTCGCTTGCCCAAAAGGCCAGATCTGCAAAAAGGTACCGATTCCGTGCGTCATTCCGCCGTGTCCAGAACAGTACAGATGTGTTCCTTCGATTGTGCTACATTCTGAAGTCGATGTAGATCCGTGTGCTAGAATAAGATGCGCAGCTGGCACATCGTGCCAAGTCCAGAAGGGTCGTGCAGAATGTGGTAAGTGACAAAGTATCAATAAACTCGATTATgagtttgttagtttattgTTGATATTAGTGAGACCTGGCACGTGTCCTAAATTTCCCGGTCTCGTCACGACGTGTCAAATCGGTCTCGGATATTGTCGGAGCGACATCGAGTGTCGGGTAGGCGAGAAATGCTGCAGAAGAGGATGCGGTCCGGAATGCGTTCGAGTTGACAAATTTAGTAAGACCTAAGACAGCTCAGATCCTGGCTATTGTTTCTAACCTCTTATTCTATAGTACTAAGTCCGTGTGCTATTATACTGTGTCCTAAAGGCACCATTTGTGTTGAAAGAAAAGGTAAAGGCATCTGCAAGTTTACGGACAACAACTGATGCCACAGTTTGACACTGAATGATGTGGGCAATCCTGCATCATCGTTTacttttaatatcaatattgactTGAAATCTTACAAATGGTTACAAGCGTATCACATAACCAGATGTAAAACTGTGCGTAGTGTGACAAATGATTAGCTGTTTAGACATTTATCAATAAAGAATATACATGTTCAAGAGTTTTTGAATTGCGTGATAATATTAATGCAGTTGACCCACATTCAAGTAACCGAAAAAAAGCTGTTTGGAAATCAACCCATaaatacgtacacacacacacacacacacacacacacacacacacacacacacacacacgcacacacacacacacacacacacacacacacacacacactgtcacgcAAGCCAGGCGAAACGGCTACGGCGCTACAGCCATGGCCGTAGCACTTTTTCGAGTCCCAGTTGAGTTTAGCTTGCTCTCAATGCAGAGTCAGAGAAATCAGTTTAACTGTCACCACTCGGACTTCTGTCAGTCTGCGGAAACGTCCGGAATATGACTATTGTATGGTGTGCACGTGTAGACAGCGTGTTTGTCACGAGGCACCACAGCCATGTCTGTAAGTCTCTTATAGTATCCTGACGTTGGTGTGAGTCTTAGTCAGCCTAGAAGCATGTCTTTTCCGCTAGTGGAGTTTGGAaaaaaaaagaagaaaaagttCATAGATCCTTCAATAGAGAATGGTTCAACAGATGGCAGTGGATTCACTGGGACGTATAACAGAACGATTGttctgtcacgtgtgtattaCAGCGATTCTATGCAACTGAAACTTCAACCTACGACAACAGAAGCTTAGTTTCTTTACAAGGGTGTCAATTGGAAAGATGCCTGTGTAGTGTTTCCGAGGCACGAGGAATCTTTGTTTCACAAGCGTGCAGTTGAAACAGTTGTTAATCTTCCAGCTACCACAAGGGAAGTTGCAGACAGTTTGCCATGGCAATCAGACGAGACTAGAGAAGGAAATCGTTCATGTCTTCTACAGGTCATGACCTTTCTAAGATTCCTTGCTAGACAGGACTTACAATTAGAGGTGATGGCCGTGGTGAAAGTCATGGAAACTTCAGTCAGTTACTGAATCCTTTTCAACGGTCTGATGATATGGTCAAGAACTTTTTGGCAAAGAAAACGGATAAATATACTTGCCATGATGTTCAAAACGATCTGCTTCAGGTTATGGTCAATCAAATTATTCGAGACATTGTACATCGGATAAAATTCTCACTGTCAGGTTCATATCTCTCTATTATGGTTGATAATACAACCGATTATAGGAGTGTATAATATAGGTGCCTTGCACGTGCAAACAAATGACGATTGTATCACAATCGAATCCTTCTATTTCTGTGCACTCTTTTCTTATCATGTTAGGGCATTGCCATTCAACAACGTTTGTATCCTTGGTTTAAATCAGTTGAAAACAGTCATGTAGTCCACAAAAAAGTTGGCATTAAGTCGAGATAAGAGTCCATTCGGTGGCGGATCTAGAGAGGGTTCCTGGGAACTCCCTAaaattttgtgacgtcatcacacaAAGATGACCACGTACCAGCAGTGCTTGTTACTTCCTGACGTGACTCGTAGCTCTCGTTTTAGTTTTAACTTAAGTAACTTCACACGGAGGTGCAGTACAGATTATGAACTTTCGACGTAGGTCCATCATCgtcggacagtacgagtgagtcgtactgtactcctactctttctacattaatttatggtaacttgttttcaatctcagttgttctccaacaacatgttttatttactttcttgcaatgataatgtttcaaagtacttattttctatctcatgaaaatatacttCCATCTTTgacggtcacaacattcacaatttcatgaaagCATATATGTCTATAGAAGCTTTCTtcggaaagaaaagaaaaagcggtaacatttgtctgtctagcgAAAGACATGTATTGGCTTGCAAGATTAATTCAATTCTCCAGTACTGTAGATTTATTAACGTTTACTTCCGTTCTatggtataggtgattaaatagctaatttatatctggaggcgtggctgatccaaacctttgtgacgtcatagaaCCCCCATTCGAAAATCCTGAATCCACCCCTGCCATTAGTGACGATATACAGGATACAGGATAGACGTCAATAAAAATGTACAGGTAAGAGTCCACAGTGACGATATACAGTATACGGGGCAGGCGTCAGTCTAAATGTACAGGTAAGAGTTCATAGTGACGATAGACAGGATACGGGGCAGGGGTCAATATAAGAACGTTTCACCCGGTGCATGCACGTACAGCCGTCAACCTTGTACGTAGAAGTGTTGCCGCTTTTTAGATACTCAGCAAAATGTCATTTAGGAattatttttcttttttgctAGAGTGTAGAAACGAATCCATCGTAGAAATACGAAAGAAAAATTTGCCAGACATACATGCTCAATCTAAAAAAATTGAttagaaatttaattaattagatgtGGTGTCATAGAAATATGTTATTACGTATCGCTATGACCCTCCATGATGCAAGtgaggtctttacccccatcttgACTccgctattaattaataataattttttctGGTGCAAGAATACGTAGCCTCGTAGCTAGGTCCTCttgcgcaagagggcctgtgTAGCAAATTTTTTTTGGGCCCACAGTCTtcagtacccggataaacgtGCCGTATATTCTGTAATCTGCACGTGCCATAACCCCGTCTTTCACGTGCCGGCTTTACATAATCCGCGCCAAATCCAGTCAAAGTGCGTTTAGTCCCGCCTGTTTCTTTCACGCCCTTTTCGATTTCGCGacatgtttgccaagttttcgAGCTCTTTCCTTACGACATTCAAGGGCAGGTTAGCTAGTGAAGCCGTACTtatgcacacgtacatgaGACTCAATCTGCACTCCATCACGTGTctacttctttttcaatgcatctaGGTCCGCTAGACACCTAAACAGGCAAGATTGTACGATACTGACCTTTCTCAAAGTGAGTCCAGAGAAGGGCCAGCTCATCACTGTGCCCATAGCCACTCACTTTAGCGAACCACACAGTAGCCCAATGATGCCCAGTGAGTCTGCCTGCAGAAATCTTGCTGCAAGAATCAATGAGCAGGCTGAAGACAACACTCAAGCCGGGGCATTCCTATTTGGCGTATTCAATCTTGAAGGACTTCGAGAGTTCCAAGCAATACAtgaagccaaatccattgcATGCCTTCCAGGTATATGTACgtgaattttactaattaaccgTAATTCGCTAAAGCACACTTGAAGCAGTATGCAAGAGTTACTAAATGCagcattgtacacacacaactacaagcAGGTTGTTATTTGACTTGCTACTCGGTACTGATTTGCCACATATTGTTATCAGTGCTCAGTATACACTTAGCTTATTatacatgtggtgtgtgtgtgtgtgtgtgtgtgtgtgtgtatttatattattatatccaaccggtaatgactataactggttagaATTGAATTATACAGCATcgtaaactggtaaacaaatgTCACAGCTGTTGCACTAGCAGCTTGAATAGTGGCATGATTTGCCGGACACTACTTTGACATGCCATTCATTGATCCAACCTTCCAAATATatgcaatcttcttcacatgtcctacacacaatgcaaaatattaagcatagcatttcttcagtaaaattttttatttaattaatcaattaattaaaagactgtacagtacatgaactggttacttgtacagtgtaatgacatggATCACACTCGCTGAATCATTGATTTTCAAGGGGCCAATATATATGGACATTTGTTGCTGTCCAGAACACCACAAAAAAGTATAGCTGCACCTTTTTTGCGGCACTGGCTATTAAAggcaaaacatacatacatcccTGCACTGGAACATGTACAAAAAACCTTTTTTGCTAAAGTTGCAC includes:
- the LOC134194150 gene encoding protein serrate-like isoform X2, whose translation is MSRHSFSFLLLASLLGVISALSLFPTRCKELFRDCNKEALCGVRSCTVVERCCTSGWGYNRCYTNSRKERECAPFQCENGGKRLPLRGKREISYGGCEIPTPQCACPQGFGGQCCEELIDPCTYTKCGAGQICKSVKVVCKKAPCPLQAICVSDVGICPLFPNTITTCEIKPFSCGNDSHCSDGQLCCKRGCGRECIKSLPSGTTGCARVVCRPGTVCRESSVGVLCPVLGPCEKRVECVPEVVEPTDTTTTTSVVEATVAEPTNRPGTCPRYTKIGKPPCEKNCSDDADCKGKQKCCEKHCSRVCVDPLFKVENPCARVDCKPGHVCVPNICFSPPCKKFRCIPQLPAPCPLVACPKGQICKKVPIPCVIPPCPEQYRCVPSIVLHSEVDVDPCARIRCAAGTSCQVQKGRAECVRPGTCPKFPGLVTTCQIGLGYCRSDIECRVGEKCCRRGCGPECVRVDKFILSPCAIILCPKGTICVERKGKGICKFTDNN
- the LOC134194150 gene encoding neurogenic locus notch homolog protein 1-like isoform X1 codes for the protein MSRHSFSFLLLASLLGVISALSLFPTRCKELFRDCNKEALCGVRSCTVVERCCTSGWGYNRCYTNSRKERECAPFQCENGGKRLPLRGKREISYGGCEIPTPQCACPQGFGGQCCEELIDPCTYTKCGAGQICKSVKVVCKKAPCPLQAICVSDVGICPLFPNTITTCEIKPFSCGNDSHCSDGQLCCKRGCGRECIKSLPSGTTGCARVVCRPGTVCRESSVGVLCPVLGPCEKRVECVPEVVEPTDTTTTTSVVEATVAEPTNRPGTCPRYTKIGKPPCEKNCSDDADCKGKQKCCEKHCSRVCVDPLFKVENPCARVDCKPGHVCVPNICFSPPCKKFRCIPQLVPAPCPLVACPKGQICKKVPIPCVIPPCPEQYRCVPSIVLHSEVDVDPCARIRCAAGTSCQVQKGRAECVRPGTCPKFPGLVTTCQIGLGYCRSDIECRVGEKCCRRGCGPECVRVDKFILSPCAIILCPKGTICVERKGKGICKFTDNN